One window from the genome of Halonatronomonas betaini encodes:
- a CDS encoding NAD-dependent epimerase produces MENNNKTYLITGAAGFIGFHVARRYLEAGSQVIGLDNINDYYSVQLKEDRLDLLKDYPNFTFVKGDLKDRNLIATTFTDYQPEIVIHLAAQAGVRYSLENPHAYVDSNLVGFLNILEGCRHNNVKHLLFASSSSVYGANRKVPFETSDNVDHPVSLYAATKKSNELMAHSYAHLYDLPVTGLRFFTVYGPWGRPDMAYFIFTRRIVNDEPIDVFNHGDMSRDFTYIDDVVEGIYKLSSQPASPDKSWNAKDPDPARSKAPYRIYNIGNNSPVDLMEFIKTIEKELGQEAEKNFKPMQPGDVKTTYADCTDLIEDVGYEPDTPLSEGISKFISWYRDYYL; encoded by the coding sequence ATGGAAAACAATAATAAAACCTACCTGATCACCGGTGCAGCCGGCTTTATCGGCTTCCATGTGGCCAGGCGTTACCTTGAAGCCGGCAGTCAGGTTATCGGCTTGGATAATATAAACGATTATTATTCTGTTCAGCTTAAAGAAGATCGCCTCGATCTTCTTAAGGACTATCCAAATTTCACCTTTGTAAAAGGCGATCTCAAGGATAGAAATTTAATCGCCACCACATTTACAGATTATCAGCCTGAGATTGTAATTCACCTGGCAGCCCAGGCCGGTGTCAGATATAGCCTGGAGAATCCCCATGCCTATGTAGATTCCAATCTTGTCGGCTTTTTAAATATCCTGGAAGGCTGTCGCCATAATAATGTAAAGCACCTGCTTTTTGCCTCCTCAAGTTCTGTCTATGGAGCCAATCGAAAGGTGCCCTTTGAGACCTCTGACAATGTCGATCATCCTGTCAGTCTTTATGCAGCCACCAAGAAATCCAATGAGCTGATGGCCCACAGCTATGCCCATCTTTATGATCTGCCAGTAACCGGGCTCCGTTTCTTTACAGTCTATGGCCCCTGGGGCAGACCGGATATGGCCTACTTTATCTTTACCAGGCGCATCGTCAATGATGAGCCAATCGATGTCTTTAACCATGGCGATATGTCCAGGGATTTCACCTATATAGATGATGTCGTTGAGGGCATCTATAAACTGAGCAGCCAGCCTGCCAGCCCTGATAAAAGCTGGAACGCAAAGGATCCTGATCCCGCCAGGAGCAAAGCTCCTTACCGGATCTATAATATCGGTAATAACAGCCCTGTCGACCTAATGGAATTCATTAAAACCATCGAAAAAGAACTGGGCCAGGAAGCCGAAAAGAACTTTAAACCGATGCAGCCAGGCGATGTCAAGACAACCTATGCCGACTGCACCGATCTCATAGAAGATGTCGGCTATGAACCAGACACCCCACTTTCTGAAGGCATCAGCAAATTTATCAGCTGGTACCGGGACTATTATCTATAA
- a CDS encoding type I phosphomannose isomerase catalytic subunit has translation MYPLKFKPIYKEKIWGGRSLARKFARELPAGPIGESWEISSHGDDISIIANGDYAGLSLLELIAKKRQEVLGRELSGKNRKLSEDNLFPLLVKIIDARDNLSVQVHPDDAYAAKNEAGGSGKTELWYILNAEPGASIIYGLKDGVTRDQFTQAVGGPDFLDLLNFVPVKTGDYFYIPAGTVHAIGKGVMLAEIQQTSDLTYRLYDWDRTDDAGNFRELHIDKAIDVINFNHNQPGHEPLASGNQHQTRQTPGNHRQTRPGNLLIDNPDHQVRQLKNSNFFNVELINIFKRYTGNTKNRRFYIYMNLGSEVKINYSDGSLKVAKGESFLIPAALGHYEIVGQTRLLKAFLTD, from the coding sequence ATGTATCCATTAAAATTTAAACCGATCTATAAAGAAAAGATCTGGGGCGGCAGGAGCCTGGCCAGAAAGTTTGCCAGGGAGCTCCCGGCCGGCCCTATTGGTGAGAGCTGGGAGATTAGCAGCCATGGCGATGATATCTCTATTATCGCCAATGGCGACTATGCCGGTCTCTCACTCCTGGAGCTTATTGCTAAAAAGAGGCAGGAGGTTTTAGGAAGAGAACTTTCAGGTAAGAATAGAAAATTAAGCGAAGATAACCTCTTTCCCCTGCTGGTCAAGATCATCGATGCCAGGGATAACCTCTCTGTCCAGGTCCATCCAGATGATGCCTATGCTGCTAAAAATGAAGCCGGTGGCAGCGGCAAGACCGAGCTCTGGTATATCCTGAATGCCGAGCCAGGAGCCAGCATTATCTATGGCTTAAAGGATGGTGTCACCAGAGACCAATTTACTCAAGCTGTTGGCGGTCCTGATTTCCTGGATCTCCTAAACTTTGTCCCGGTTAAGACCGGCGACTATTTTTACATACCTGCCGGCACAGTTCATGCTATCGGCAAAGGCGTTATGCTGGCCGAGATCCAGCAGACATCAGATCTAACTTACCGGCTTTATGACTGGGATAGAACCGATGATGCCGGCAACTTTCGGGAATTACATATTGATAAAGCCATTGACGTCATTAATTTTAATCATAACCAGCCTGGCCATGAGCCGCTAGCCTCTGGCAATCAGCACCAGACCAGGCAAACCCCTGGCAATCATCGCCAGACCAGGCCAGGCAATTTACTTATCGATAACCCTGACCACCAGGTCAGACAGCTTAAAAACTCAAACTTTTTTAATGTTGAGCTAATCAACATATTTAAGCGCTATACCGGAAACACTAAAAATAGAAGGTTCTATATTTATATGAATCTAGGCAGCGAGGTTAAAATCAATTACAGCGATGGTTCTCTAAAAGTTGCTAAAGGCGAGAGCTTTCTAATCCCTGCCGCCCTGGGTCATTACGAAATTGTTGGCCAGACCAGACTGCTTAAAGCATTTTTGACTGATTAA
- a CDS encoding acetyltransferase has protein sequence MKKTYIIGTSGHSRVVLDILEKRGQDIAGFLDEDEATHDTMINNYPVIGYVSKLKELEASVIIAISHNPTRRKIFNQLSSYNVQLINAIHPDTTINSHVDLGTGNLIAAGAVINSNSVIGDNVIINTGATVDYESRIEDHVHISPGVNLGGNVTVKEGAHIGIGASVLPGVTIGENVTVGAGAVVINNLEANAVYAGVPAEKVRDIN, from the coding sequence ATGAAAAAGACTTATATCATTGGAACTAGCGGTCATAGTAGAGTTGTGCTCGATATTTTAGAAAAGAGAGGCCAGGATATTGCCGGCTTTCTCGATGAAGATGAGGCTACCCACGACACGATGATTAATAATTATCCAGTTATAGGTTATGTCAGCAAGCTTAAAGAGCTTGAGGCCAGTGTGATTATTGCCATTTCCCATAATCCGACCAGAAGGAAGATCTTTAATCAGCTAAGCAGTTATAATGTCCAGCTGATTAATGCGATCCATCCTGATACCACCATCAACTCCCACGTTGATTTAGGTACTGGCAATCTGATCGCTGCCGGTGCAGTTATTAACTCCAATTCAGTTATCGGTGACAATGTAATCATTAATACTGGCGCCACTGTAGATTATGAATCTAGAATAGAAGATCATGTCCATATCTCACCTGGAGTCAATCTCGGCGGCAATGTGACAGTTAAAGAAGGCGCCCATATTGGCATTGGTGCATCAGTTCTCCCAGGTGTCACTATCGGCGAAAATGTCACTGTTGGAGCCGGCGCAGTCGTTATCAATAATCTTGAAGCCAATGCTGTCTATGCCGGGGTACCTGCTGAGAAAGTCCGGGATATCAATTAA
- a CDS encoding ATP-grasp domain-containing protein, whose protein sequence is MPKIYIIHENDEWTEPLISALKEKNLPYEDWHLDQGMLDLTTEPPEGVFYNRMSASSHTRGHRYAPEYTAAVLEWLENHRRTLVNSSNALKLEVSKVAQYTALEAAGIKTPKTIAAVGRDNILKAAEKFTGQFITKHNRAGKGLGVKLFNNAASLKDYLDSQEFEQSIDGITLIQEYIDSPDNYITRCEFIGGKFFYAVRVDTSQGFELCPADVCQVGDQFCPTTNHKFEIIEDFTENQDAISRLIARYEQFLAENDIQIAGIEFIRDSDGQIYTYDVNTNTNYNPPAEARAGMFGMKKIADYLGSLL, encoded by the coding sequence ATGCCAAAAATATATATAATCCACGAAAACGACGAATGGACCGAACCTTTAATTAGTGCACTCAAAGAAAAGAATCTGCCCTATGAAGACTGGCACCTGGACCAGGGCATGCTGGATCTTACAACTGAACCACCTGAAGGCGTCTTTTATAACCGGATGAGTGCCTCATCCCATACCAGAGGCCATCGCTATGCCCCTGAATACACAGCAGCAGTCCTTGAATGGCTCGAAAACCACAGGAGAACCCTGGTTAATAGCAGCAATGCCTTAAAGCTTGAGGTCAGCAAGGTGGCCCAGTATACCGCTCTTGAGGCTGCTGGGATTAAAACTCCCAAGACTATTGCAGCTGTCGGCAGAGATAATATCCTTAAGGCCGCAGAGAAATTTACAGGCCAGTTTATTACCAAGCATAATCGGGCCGGTAAAGGCCTCGGCGTTAAACTTTTCAACAATGCTGCTAGTCTGAAAGACTATCTCGATAGTCAGGAATTTGAGCAGTCAATCGATGGAATCACCCTTATCCAGGAATATATCGATTCTCCAGATAATTATATCACCAGGTGCGAATTTATCGGTGGCAAGTTTTTCTATGCAGTCAGGGTCGATACCTCCCAGGGCTTTGAACTCTGCCCGGCAGATGTCTGCCAGGTCGGCGATCAGTTCTGTCCCACCACCAACCATAAATTCGAGATCATAGAAGATTTCACCGAAAACCAGGATGCCATTAGCAGACTTATAGCCAGATATGAACAGTTTCTCGCTGAAAACGACATCCAGATAGCCGGCATCGAATTTATCAGAGATAGCGACGGCCAAATCTACACCTATGATGTCAATACCAATACAAATTACAATCCACCGGCAGAGGCCAGAGCCGGAATGTTTGGTATGAAGAAGATAGCCGACTATCTTGGCAGCCTGCTGTAG
- a CDS encoding UDP-glucose dehydrogenase family protein gives MYKNKISIIGTGYVGLVGGVCLADFGNTIINVDINEEKIEQLKRGEVPIYEQGLQDMLDRNMEEGRISFTTDVAAAVEESEVIFISVGTPPDEDGSADLTAVLEVAKTIGQNMNGYKVVVDKSTVPVGTGRKVAATIQEQLDERGANFDFDVVSNPEFLREGKAVHDFTHPDRIVIGTESEQAREILSEVYRALYLNDVPFVYTNLETAEMIKYASNAFLATKISFINEMSVLSEKVGANVQEIARAMGMDGRISDKFLHSGPGYGGSCFPKDTRAIVRIANEHDVDLKVIQAGIEANEYQKKHMVEKITGRLDDLEGKTLGVLGLSFKPETDDMRESPALTILPELIEAGAKIRAYDPQAMEESTWRLKEYEQDIIYCANEYDTMKGSDALVLVTEWNQFRRLDLQRVKDLLANPVFFDLRNVYKEKEVAKYDIDYIGVGV, from the coding sequence ATGTACAAGAATAAGATCAGTATTATTGGAACAGGTTATGTTGGTTTAGTTGGCGGAGTTTGTCTTGCAGATTTTGGTAACACAATTATCAACGTCGATATTAACGAAGAGAAGATTGAGCAGCTCAAGCGGGGCGAGGTCCCAATTTATGAGCAGGGCCTCCAGGATATGCTTGATAGAAATATGGAAGAGGGCAGAATCTCATTTACAACTGATGTTGCTGCCGCAGTTGAAGAGAGTGAGGTTATCTTTATCTCAGTCGGCACCCCACCAGATGAGGATGGCAGCGCCGATCTCACCGCAGTTCTCGAGGTTGCCAAAACTATCGGCCAGAACATGAATGGTTATAAGGTTGTCGTTGACAAATCAACAGTCCCTGTCGGCACCGGCCGCAAGGTTGCAGCCACCATCCAGGAGCAGCTTGATGAACGTGGCGCCAACTTTGACTTTGATGTCGTCAGTAACCCAGAATTCTTAAGGGAAGGTAAGGCAGTCCATGACTTTACCCATCCAGATAGAATCGTTATCGGTACTGAAAGCGAGCAGGCCAGAGAGATCTTAAGCGAGGTTTACAGGGCACTCTATCTAAATGATGTACCATTTGTATATACAAACCTTGAAACTGCCGAGATGATCAAATATGCCTCCAATGCTTTCCTTGCCACCAAAATCTCATTCATCAATGAGATGTCAGTTCTCAGCGAGAAAGTTGGAGCTAATGTCCAGGAGATTGCCAGAGCAATGGGCATGGATGGCCGGATCAGCGATAAGTTTTTACATAGTGGTCCAGGCTATGGCGGTAGCTGTTTCCCTAAAGATACCAGAGCCATCGTCAGAATAGCCAATGAGCACGATGTCGATCTCAAGGTTATCCAGGCCGGCATCGAGGCCAATGAGTATCAGAAAAAGCATATGGTCGAAAAGATCACCGGTCGCCTCGATGATCTCGAAGGCAAGACCCTGGGCGTCCTGGGCTTAAGCTTTAAGCCAGAGACCGATGATATGCGGGAATCACCGGCATTAACTATCTTACCAGAGCTAATTGAAGCTGGAGCTAAAATCCGGGCCTATGATCCCCAGGCCATGGAAGAATCAACCTGGCGCCTCAAGGAATACGAGCAGGATATTATCTATTGCGCCAATGAATATGATACCATGAAAGGTTCAGACGCCCTGGTCCTGGTCACCGAGTGGAATCAGTTCCGCCGTCTCGACCTCCAGCGGGTCAAAGACCTCCTGGCCAACCCGGTCTTCTTTGACCTCCGCAACGTCTATAAAGAAAAAGAAGTCGCCAAATATGACATCGACTACATCGGCGTCGGAGTTTAA